The DNA window TTTGGTAATAGTCTTTCTCCCCTTGTATGCACTTGTTACTCTAAAATGCCCAAAGAGTCCATGTTCTCACTTCTCTAAAGGTATAGCAGATTTGGGCGTATGGGGTTCTAGGATGTAAGTGTGATGATTGATGAGCTATTCGAAGGGAAAAGTTTTGACAATTATGATTAGTTTCTTTCGCTCACGTCACCCTTCGCTTTGTTTCATGAGCAATTTTAATGTACTATGTTTTCCAAAGCATAAAAGCTAAAAGAGCATTTTTGAAGAAACGTGATGCCATATTTGATTCGTTATGCTCATGCAATTAGCTAGGTGAATCATTCAGCTGACTTTGTTATTGGCAGATTGTGCTTTCTGGTTTTGGGACTGGAGATCAGCATCTAAAGCTCACTACTATAATGTTCCAGAACATCTTTCCAGCTATTGATATAAATACagtgagttttatttttattcaattaaacGTTCAGATGGACGGGATTCCTCTTTCCCTCTCAAcatcaatttaatttgtatGTATCAGGTTAAGCTTGCATCATGCCAGAGAATTGTGTTGCTTAATTATAACAAGGACACAAAGCTCATTGATTTTCGACATTATTCAATCAGATTACAACCTGTCGGTGTAACCCGTAGGCTTAGAAAGTTTGTTCAGAATCATCAAGTTCCTGACCTTAGGAGTCTTCAAGATGTGAGCGACTTTGTCACAAAGTAAGCTAtgtgtttatgtttttttcacCTTTTGTTGGTGATTTAGATCCTATAATATTACTTATTAGACACTTTGTATCCTTCTTGAGGTTTATTGTTCATTGTTTTTATCAAGCCCACTTTGCTTTCCACATCTTTTAGTGTTTGCCATTGAATTTCCTAAATGTTCTATGTTTTGTGATAAAAAGCAAGCTTTATTgagaaaagtaaaagtataTACTGGGTAATATGAAAAAAGGAGAACTATGAaagattttctttcatttgattttaaaaaggGCCTTCAATAAATCTTTTGGTATATACCCTATGTGATATCCAACTATGGGAAGGGATGAAAAGGGTTGTGTTAAACTTCTATTTCTATCTCATGTTTCTTATCTTTGACCTTATTTGTTTCTTACAATTTTTCTCGTCTGTTATTTGAAAGGGCTGGTTATGGGTCAGAAAGTGAAGCTGATGATGAAGCAGCGACAGTCACTTTGGCCAGTGATCTCGGTAGAGTCAACCAAGCTTCCACCAAGAGTGCTGTCAAGCTTCAAGAGATTGGACCTAGGCTGACTCTTCAGCTCATTAAAGTAGAGGAGGGGTTGTGTTCTGGTGGGATCATCTTCAGTGAATATGGTATGTAATCTTGAAAATTTCTTACCGCTTTTAGTGTTCGCAAATCGAGCTATATGATATCCGTTCTCCTCTTCTTGATGTACAAACTTTTGGCTCTCCCTCCTAGCATCCTCCCCCATCTTCATTATCTTTTCCCTTCTGGCACCGCTCTGATTATTTTCCCTCGCTCTGTTGGTTTTTGCGGACTTTAGTCTTAAACAACCTTCATGAAGGAAATGTATTTTCAATTAACCCTTTTGGTGATGTGTAGGTGGTGAGAAAAAGCAGGATAACAAGAGTGACCGCAAAAAAGATCAAGATAATACTGGcagtgatgatgaagatgaggatATGGGTGAAGATGAGAGCGAAGGCCAGGAAGTTGATGAAGAAGATTAGCTTGTGGCTTTGTTGAGGTCTGAATTTGTGACCCATTTTGGTTGGCGACTTGGGAACCAGCAGCAGCCCAATCAGCAGAGGGGGATAACAACACTCTTGACATCAAATTAAGTGCGACACAGTAAGCTCCATAACCATACTATTGCATCATCTGCTTCAGATTATGAGATGTGCATAAGGTATTAGCGTTCGATGCTCTGATTTATTCTTCGACTTTGATTCGTTCTTTTAATCTTTAGATATCTCATGTCCATTTAAGAGCAAGCATGAGTTTACTCGTTCGTTCtgttttttctcaaaattagaTATCGAAATTCATTTATACAGTTGTATCGTAAATGATGTTCGATTCCATTCAAGATTTTGAAGAGGTTTCATGTATCTTAGTTTTGCATTCTTCATATATATGCTCTCATTTTCTTGTTCACGGGTTCTTAGAAGTTAGGTATCAAATTAAGACGAGTTCAAGCGAAAACTATAGGgataaagttgaaagttttgaACGAGAatgatcaaattaattttttttttagttacgagaatttgaatttataatttaagattatttcGGAAGTAATTGAattgtatttatattaaataataggCACATGGTCATAGGTTAGTGCAGGCATCAAAGTTCAATCATGAAAGGTCATGGATTTTTCCTACGTTACCaaataaccttttttttagtacaaataaaacaatatatttttttaatatatatttatatattataatcgCCTCAAAAGAGGAGTGGGAGAAACGTGAGCAATAAACAACTGACACGTGGATAATTTGGTCAACTTTGCTTCATAACTAATTCTCTGTAGAAAAAGCCTTGCCTTTCCACCCTGGGTCCCACccctaataaatatttttttttctacgaggaaaatttatttaatctaattaagattaaaaaatcaatccaGAATAATTCCATGTTAATCCTtataaataactaattaaattatatttttgaagtCAATGAAGAGCATTAGATTATTAAAATGTATCTTTAATCCCATCAATTAAGAGGCATTCAATTACATAAAGACCATAATTATTCTCGAAAATATGAATCCaacttaataaattaaataaatgtttacaattaaaacacataataattcatttagACATAAA is part of the Cucurbita pepo subsp. pepo cultivar mu-cu-16 chromosome LG03, ASM280686v2, whole genome shotgun sequence genome and encodes:
- the LOC111791204 gene encoding peter Pan-like protein isoform X1; translation: MARIGNQKKKGFVKPITAKKQTNVDHVTGEKIPKSFVFSRGKLPGSLRQLQMDLRKLMLPYTALNLKEKKRNNLKDYLNVAGPMGVTHFLILSKTESAPYLRVARTPQGPTLTFKIHEYSLAVDIAQSQLRPRCPKDLFKNPPLIVLSGFGTGDQHLKLTTIMFQNIFPAIDINTVKLASCQRIVLLNYNKDTKLIDFRHYSIRLQPVGVTRRLRKFVQNHQVPDLRSLQDVSDFVTKAGYGSESEADDEAATVTLASDLGRVNQASTKSAVKLQEIGPRLTLQLIKVEEGLCSGGIIFSEYGGEKKQDNKSDRKKDQDNTGSDDEDEDMGEDESEGQEVDEED
- the LOC111791204 gene encoding peter Pan-like protein isoform X2 — its product is MARIGNKKKGFVKPITAKKQTNVDHVTGEKIPKSFVFSRGKLPGSLRQLQMDLRKLMLPYTALNLKEKKRNNLKDYLNVAGPMGVTHFLILSKTESAPYLRVARTPQGPTLTFKIHEYSLAVDIAQSQLRPRCPKDLFKNPPLIVLSGFGTGDQHLKLTTIMFQNIFPAIDINTVKLASCQRIVLLNYNKDTKLIDFRHYSIRLQPVGVTRRLRKFVQNHQVPDLRSLQDVSDFVTKAGYGSESEADDEAATVTLASDLGRVNQASTKSAVKLQEIGPRLTLQLIKVEEGLCSGGIIFSEYGGEKKQDNKSDRKKDQDNTGSDDEDEDMGEDESEGQEVDEED